The Tenrec ecaudatus isolate mTenEca1 chromosome 14, mTenEca1.hap1, whole genome shotgun sequence genome contains a region encoding:
- the FCF1 gene encoding rRNA-processing protein FCF1 homolog, producing MGKQKKTRKYATMKRMLSLRDQRLKEKDRLKPKKKEKKDPSALKEREVPQHPSCLFFQYNTQLGPPYHILVDTNFINFSIKAKLDLVQSMMDCLYAKCIPCITDCVMAEIEKLGQKYRVALRIAKDPRFERLPCTHKGTYADDCLVQRVTQHKCYIVATVDRDLKRRIRKIPGVPIMYISNHRYNIERMPDDYGAPRF from the exons ATG gggaagcaaaagaaaacaaggaaataTGCGACCATGAAGCGAATGCTCAGTCTCAGAGACCAGAGGCT taaagaaaaagacagattaaaacctaaaaagaaagaaaagaaagaccccAGCGCACTCAAAGAAAGAGAAGT ccCCCAACACCCTTCCTGCTTGTTCTTCCAATATAACACACAGCTGGGCCCGCCTTACCACATCCTGGTTGATACCAACTTTATCAACTTCTCCATCAAAGCCAAACTGGACCTAGTGCAGTCAATGATGGACTGTCTGTATGCCAAGT GTATTCCTTGTATAACTGACTGTGTCATGGCTGAAATTGAGAAGTTAGGGCAGAAGTATCGAGTGGCCCTAAG GATCGCCAAGGACCCAAGATTTGAACGGTTACCATGCACGCACAAAGGAACCTACGCAGATGACTGCTTAGTGCAGAGAGTAACGCAG CACAAGTGTTACATTGTGGCCACAGTTGACCGAGACCTAAAGCGAAGAATCCGGAAGATCCCAGGAGTCCCTATCATGTACATTTCTAACCACAG